Genomic DNA from Candidatus Methylomirabilota bacterium:
CTGGGGCGCCGCCGAGGGGGTGCAACTCCTCCCCAACGACGCCGTCGCCGAGGCGGCCTCGTTCGACGGCTCGGTGATCGTCGGGCAGGCGTACTGGCCTGACACTGACAGCCAGGCCGCCTTCCGCTGGACGGCAGGGGAGGGGATGCAGAGGTTGCCGCTGCTCGACGCGCACGACGTCTCGGCGGATGGCAACGTGGTGGTGGCTTTCGCCTTGCGGTGGACGGCGCCGGGCACTGTAGAGAATCTCGGCGGCGGCCATGTCCTTTCCGCTGAGGGCGTCTCGGCGGAGGGTCAGGTGGTGGTGGGATGGTTCGTGACCGACATCGTCGACCGATTCGGCAACCAGGTGCATGCCTTCCGGTGGACTCCTGCGACGGGCATCAAGGACCTGGGCACGCTGCGCGACGGCACCGAAAGTATCGCCGAGGGCATTTCCGCCAACGGCTCGGTCGTGGTCGGTCAGGCGCGGGACAAAGACATGTTCTGGCATGCCTTCCGCTGGACCGCCACCACGGGGATGCAGGATCTGAGGACGCTCGGGGGAACGATGAGCGCCGCCTCCGCCACGTCAGCCGACGGTTCGGTGATCGTGGGGAGGTCGCTCATCACCAGTGCGCTCGGGTCGGAGCGCGCCTTCCGCTGGACGACCAAGAATCAGATGCAGGACCTCAGGCGTGAGTTGCTGAACGCCGGTGTGACGGCGGTGCAGAACTGGGTCTTGATCACGGCCACCAGTGTTTCCGCCGACGGCACCGTGATCGTGGGCTACGGGCGGAACCCCAACAAGCAGTGGGAGGCGTTTCGCGCCGTCCTGCCCGTCCCTCGGTGACGGTGGCGTCTCCGCCGACGCGGCAGGGGTAACAGCCCGCGGGTAAGCGCTTCCACGCCGGCGTGATCCTGTATCTCGGCCGCCGCGTCGTGCCGTTCGGAAAGAACCTCCACGCGGTGCCGATGGCGGCGCTGTGGGAGTGGTGAGGCCTCCCTATCTCTCTAGGCGACCCAGTCGGCCAGGAAGACGTTGAGCTCGCGCGGCGCCGCCGCGTTGCGGCTGCCGCAGAAGACGAGCCGGCTCCCGTCCCGGGAGAACATCGGGAACGAGGCGAAGCCGTCCGCGTAGGTCACCCGCTCGAGCCCGGAGCCGTCCACGTTGACGAGGTAGAGCGCGAACGAGCGTCCCCCAGGGTCGTGGATGTTGGTCGAGAAGATGATCTGCTGAGAGTTCGGGTGCATGAAGGGGGCGAAGCTGGCGGCGCCGAGGCGCGTGACCTGCGTGACCCCGGTGCCGTCCGCCTTCATCAGGAAGATCTCCAGCCGCCGAGGTCGCACGAGCGTCAGCCGGAGCAGCGCCCGGTATTCCTCCAGCTCGGTCCTGGCCTCGGGGCGCCCGGCCCGGAAGACGATGAAGCGCCCGTCCCAGGAAAAGAAGGGGCCGCCGTCGTAACCGGGCCGGTCGGTGAGGCGCCGCGCGTTCGAGCCGTCGGCGTCCATGAGATAGAGATCGAGGTCGCCCTGCCGCAACGACGTGAAGACGATACGGCGGCCGTCGGGCGACACGGCGCCCTCGGCGTCGTAGCCTTCGTTGTCGGTCAGCCGCGTGAGATTCCCGCCGGGCTTGAGACTTTTCTCCTCGAGGTCTGCGGAGAAGATGTCGTAGCTGGGATAGATCGGCCACACGTAGCCGCCCGAGCGGTCGGGCGTCGGCGGGCACTCGGACCCGGCCAGATGGGTGGAGGCGTAGATGATCCGCTTGCCGTCGGGGAAGAAGAACGCGCAGGTCGTGCGCCCCTTGCCGGTGGAGACCAGCCGCACGTCGCTCCCGTCGTCGCGCATGGTGAAGATCTGATCGCACCCGAAGGGGGGGCGGGTGGACTGGAAGACGAGGCGCGTGCCGGTCCAGTCGAAGTACGCCTCGGCGTTCTGTCCGCCGAAGGTGAGCTGGTGGAGGTTGGCCAGCCGCCGTTCGCGCGGGTCGGTCGTCGGGACTGCCTGCGCCCGCGCGAGGCGCGCCCGGACGGACTCGACGAGCGCGGAGGCCGCGCCCGCGAGCCCCAGCTTGAGCACGGCCCTCCGGTCGAGGGCCCAGCGCAGCACTACCGGCGCTCCTCGAGCACCGCGTGGACTTGCTGCTCCCGTCCATCGCGGACGACGACGACCTCCACGCGATCGCCCGGCCGCCGGCTGCGCAGGGCGAACGTCAGGTCGTCCAGCGTCTTCACCTCCACGCCCGCGAACCTCACGATGATGTCGCCGGCCCGGACCCCAGCCTTGTCGGCCGGGCTGCCCGGGCGCACGCCGGTGATCCTCACGCCCGGCCGCTCCGCCTCTCCGAAGTCGGGGACCACGCCGAAGACGGGGCCATAGCCGCCGCCGCGGCCGCTCCTCGCCGGCGCCTCGATCTTCACGTAAGCCGGCGGGCTCGGCTGGGCGGCGACGGCGGCCACGACGCGGGCGGCAAAGGCGGTGACGGCCTCGAGCCCCTTGGGGTTGAGCTTCTCCCACGTATCCGTCGGGCGGTGATAGTCGCCGTGGGCGCCCGTGAAGACGAAGAGCACCGGCGCGCCCGACGTGTAGAAGGCGGTGTGGTCGGAGGGCGCGAAGGGGTCGCCGCGAAGCTCGGGCGTCAACCCGAGCCCCTGGGCGGCGTCGGCGACCACCTGGCGGAGCCCGCTCCCGCTGTCGACGCCGCCGACGTAGAGCTTGCCGTCGCGCAGGCGCCCCACCATGTCGAGATTCACCATCAGGACGGTCTTGTCCAGGCCTACCGCCGGATGCTTCACGTAGTGCGTGGAGCCGAGAAGGCCCATCTCCTCGCCGGCGAAGGCGACGAAGACGAGCGTGCGGGGCGCCCCGCCGGCCGCCGCGAAGGCTCTGGCGAGCCCCATCACCGCCGCGGTGCCCGAGGCGTTGTCGTCGGCGCCCGGGTGGACCACGCCGATCTGATCGGGAGCCAGCGAGCCCTCGCCCCCGCGGCCGAGATGGTCATAGTGGGCGCCGATCACGATCGCTTCCTGGCGGAGGTTGGGATCGGTTCCCAGCAGGATCCCCACCACGTTGGCCGTCGTGCCGCGCTCGCGGACGAGGCTCATCTGTAAACGGACTTTCACGCCGGCCAGCGCGAACGAGCGCGGCGTCAGGCTCTGGTCGATCGCGGCCGCGAGGTCGGCGAGGTGCTTGCCCGACGGCGCCAGCAGCGCATCCGCTACCGCGCGGGTGACGGAGGCGGCGAGGATGCCCCACGGCTGGCTCACGCCGCGGAGCGGCGGGAGCTCGTCACGCTCTCCCGCTGGGTGGCGCACCAAGAGAATCGCCCGCGCCCCGTGCTCGCGGGCGTTGATGATCTTGTGCCGGCGCTCGGAGTAGTGGTACGCGTCCGGGCGCCGGAACGGGCTCCCGGGATCCCGCGCGCGCGGCTCCTGCGTCATCGCGACGACGACCTTGCCGCGCACGTCGGGGCCGGCGTAGTCGTCGTAGTGCAGCTCGGGGGCGGTGATGCCGTACCCGACGAAGACGATTTCGCCCGTCGCGTCGCCGTCGTCGGACACCGCCAGCGGGATGAAGTCGCGGCCGACGGCCAGCGACCTGAGCTTGGAATCGGGGGCGGGCTTGGGGTCAGCGGCGGGCTTTGGGTCGAGGACGGTCAGCGCGTTGACCGCGCCGAGCCGCGTTCCCGTGGGCACCTGGAACGATTGCAGGTAGCTTCCCGTATCGCCGCCGGGCCGGAGCCCCGCCTCCTGGAAGACGCGGCCGATGTGGCGCGCCGCCCGGTCCGCTCCCGGCGTCCCCGAGGCCCGCCCCTCCATCTCCGGCGCCGACAGGACGCGGACCTGATCGATGAGCCAGTCGGGGGCGGGAACGGTGGGGGCAGCGGCGTGAGTGAGGCCAGAGGCCGGCGCGAGGAAGGCCAGCACGATGAGAACGGCGAGCAACAGGAGGGAAGCGCGGCGCATGTCTCAGCCATTCTAGCACTGCCTGATGATGCTATCATTGTGATAGCATCCTGGTTCGGAGGACGTCATGCCCCAGCTCTTGGTTCGTGATCTCGACGACCGCACCATCAGGCGGCTGAAAGCCCGGGCACGACACCACGGCCGCTCGCTGCAGAAAGAGGCGAAGACCGTGCTCGAAGAGGCGGCGGCGTCTCTCACGATGGCCGAAGCCCGGCGCCTGGCGGAGCGATGGCGGCGCCGCCTCGGCCGGCGACGATTCGGCGACAGTGCTGCACTCGTCCGCGCGGACCGCCGGCGGTGACGCGCCTCGTCGTCGATGCGAGCGTTGCCGTCAAATGGTTTCTTCCCGAAGAGCATTCCATTAACGCCCACCGATTGCTCAGCGAGGACTACCAGCTGCTGGCACCGGATCTCTTGTGGGTAGAGGTGGGGAACGCGCTTTGGAAAAGGCACCGCCGGGGCCAGCTGGCGCGGGGTGACGCGCGGGGCATTCTCCGCGACCTGCGCCGGCTGCCCCTGGCCATTCATCCCTCAGGCCCGCTGATCGGAATGGCGCTGGATCTTGCGATCCGCCGGGGCCAGACCGTGTACGACAGCCTGTACCTTGCCGTCGCCATCGCACGGCGATGCGCCATGGTGACGGCCGACGATAACCTGTATCAAGTCGTGAAGGATGGTCCGCTTTCGCGCCACCTCGTGTGGGTGGAAGATATCTGACCATCGAGATCATGCGTTGGGTGGGAGAGGAGCTTTCGCGCGACACCTATACGTCAACGTGATGGACCAGGACTACCCCGCCTGGAAGGTCACGACCGAGCCGAAGCTCCGCGACATCAACCGCCACGTTGAAAGGGACGAGATGGAGGCGGCGTACGCCCACGCGCACGCCGCGGGGCTCTGGCGCTTCGATCGGCGCTGGCGCTCGGGCGTCGATCGCCTCTGGACGCGCCTCTGCGAGGGACAGCCCTGGCTCTGACGTAGCTCTCTCCGCCAAGATCGCCGGCATGCCGAAACTTCTGGGTGCCGTGTCAGATCGCCCCACCCGCGTAGCACGAACCCTTGGATATCGAGTCGTTAGCCGTGGCACGTCCCTTGAACGACGCTCGTCACGGATGACCAGCACGCCTCGAGCGTTTGAGGAAGGGTCCGACAACCACGTGCAGACGGTCGTGCTCACCCTCAAGTGAGCCCCCAACCGTCTC
This window encodes:
- a CDS encoding M20/M25/M40 family metallo-hydrolase, which encodes MRRASLLLLAVLIVLAFLAPASGLTHAAAPTVPAPDWLIDQVRVLSAPEMEGRASGTPGADRAARHIGRVFQEAGLRPGGDTGSYLQSFQVPTGTRLGAVNALTVLDPKPAADPKPAPDSKLRSLAVGRDFIPLAVSDDGDATGEIVFVGYGITAPELHYDDYAGPDVRGKVVVAMTQEPRARDPGSPFRRPDAYHYSERRHKIINAREHGARAILLVRHPAGERDELPPLRGVSQPWGILAASVTRAVADALLAPSGKHLADLAAAIDQSLTPRSFALAGVKVRLQMSLVRERGTTANVVGILLGTDPNLRQEAIVIGAHYDHLGRGGEGSLAPDQIGVVHPGADDNASGTAAVMGLARAFAAAGGAPRTLVFVAFAGEEMGLLGSTHYVKHPAVGLDKTVLMVNLDMVGRLRDGKLYVGGVDSGSGLRQVVADAAQGLGLTPELRGDPFAPSDHTAFYTSGAPVLFVFTGAHGDYHRPTDTWEKLNPKGLEAVTAFAARVVAAVAAQPSPPAYVKIEAPARSGRGGGYGPVFGVVPDFGEAERPGVRITGVRPGSPADKAGVRAGDIIVRFAGVEVKTLDDLTFALRSRRPGDRVEVVVVRDGREQQVHAVLEERR
- a CDS encoding PEP-CTERM sorting domain-containing protein, which gives rise to MFHLRLCRLLVVSMLELSLMVSPSWAQVAPSFRGLGQFASGIPSSFAYDVSGDGSIVVGDLWLNNGEHHAFRWGAAEGVQLLPNDAVAEAASFDGSVIVGQAYWPDTDSQAAFRWTAGEGMQRLPLLDAHDVSADGNVVVAFALRWTAPGTVENLGGGHVLSAEGVSAEGQVVVGWFVTDIVDRFGNQVHAFRWTPATGIKDLGTLRDGTESIAEGISANGSVVVGQARDKDMFWHAFRWTATTGMQDLRTLGGTMSAASATSADGSVIVGRSLITSALGSERAFRWTTKNQMQDLRRELLNAGVTAVQNWVLITATSVSADGTVIVGYGRNPNKQWEAFRAVLPVPR
- a CDS encoding type II toxin-antitoxin system VapC family toxin; translated protein: MTRLVVDASVAVKWFLPEEHSINAHRLLSEDYQLLAPDLLWVEVGNALWKRHRRGQLARGDARGILRDLRRLPLAIHPSGPLIGMALDLAIRRGQTVYDSLYLAVAIARRCAMVTADDNLYQVVKDGPLSRHLVWVEDI